A window of the Oscillospiraceae bacterium genome harbors these coding sequences:
- a CDS encoding phosphoribosylformylglycinamidine synthase, whose product MSNVSRVFVEKKPSFDVEAQHIREDLVQNLGLSSITALRLINRYDVSGLSEAEFAKARDTILSEPNQDIVYEETCPLAGWQAFAMEYLPGQYDQRADSAAQCVQLLTQGERPQVVTAKIVAVQGNLTADEMEQMENYLINPVESRLASMEKPETLEMRVQRPANVKRVEGFTKWNDGEMRAYFDKMGFAMTLEDLLFVRDYFKEQEQRDPSVTELRVIDTYWSDHCRHTTFSTRLKDIQVAQSAVSGVIEQSLQAYYDVRNEVYGKDSKRAVSLMDMAVIGMKVLKKRGLIPNLDQSEEINACSIEVPVTIDGKTEPWLVQFKNETHNHPTEIEPFGGAATCLGGAIRDPLSGRAYVYQAMRVTGSGDPRVPVEKTLKGKLPTRKITTGAAHGYSSYGNQVGLATGQVQELYDPGYVAKRLEIGAVIGASPKANVVREEPLPGDIIVLLGGATGRDGIGGATGSSKAHTEESVEDCGAEVQKGNPPTERKIQRMFRNVDVAHMIKRCNDFGAGGVSVAIGELAPGLRINLDKVPKKYEGLDGTELSISESQERMAVVLDPKNVDSFIAAADKENLAATAVAVVTEEPRLRMFWRGDEVVSITRAFLDTNGVTQETNVEIAPVDPQQNYREQVPACLADKPLDTAFRDNLSRLEVCCQKGLSERFDSSIGAATVLMPFAGCYQLTPEEGMAAKIPTAGKTDDATAMAYGFIPGISKWSPFHGAAWAVTESLSKLCAMGADPLKARLTFQEYFERMTEDPKRWGKPTAAMLGALAAQLGLGLPAIGGKDSMSGTFEKLDVPPTLVSFAVTMTKASKTLSAVLKGAGHDLVAFPLPVNEKTLLPDWEALKEYYQTITKMMQDGAVLSAAVVKEGGVAATVAKMAFGNQIGVSFDRNMEDAKELFAPRCGTLVLELAGGSAFPKEAVAVGRTIEAPEIVLAGSRMPLKDLAAAWCGTLEPVFPSKAAAVPVSHEIPLYSERNSKAPAVKAAKPRVFIPVFPGTNCEYDSAKAFENAGAEADVLVVRNLTPAAIEETIDAMAKAISQCQIIMLPGGFSGGDEPDGSGKFIATTFRSPKVAEEVQRLLEQRDGLMLGICNGFQALIKLGLVPYGKITEPSEKAPTLTFNTLGRHVSRMVYTRVTSVKSPWFAAVQPGQIFAVPVSHGEGRFVASDEVLQSLIAGGQVATQYVTPSGIPSGDIEWNPNGSVCAIEGITSPDGRILGKMGHSERHGTNLYENVPGEKDQKLFESGVKYFE is encoded by the coding sequence ATGTCTAACGTAAGCAGAGTTTTTGTGGAAAAGAAGCCCAGCTTCGACGTGGAGGCGCAGCATATTCGGGAAGACCTGGTGCAGAACCTTGGGCTTTCCAGCATTACTGCGCTGCGGCTGATCAACCGCTACGATGTGTCCGGCCTGTCAGAAGCGGAATTTGCAAAAGCGCGCGATACCATTTTGTCAGAGCCAAACCAGGATATTGTTTATGAGGAGACCTGCCCGCTTGCGGGGTGGCAGGCATTTGCTATGGAGTATCTGCCCGGCCAGTACGACCAGCGGGCCGACAGCGCTGCCCAGTGTGTGCAGCTTTTGACCCAGGGCGAGCGCCCACAGGTCGTTACAGCAAAAATTGTTGCGGTACAGGGAAATCTCACTGCGGATGAGATGGAACAAATGGAAAACTACCTGATTAACCCGGTAGAGAGCCGTCTTGCCTCTATGGAAAAACCCGAGACGCTGGAGATGCGCGTACAGCGCCCGGCCAACGTAAAGCGGGTAGAGGGCTTTACCAAATGGAATGACGGGGAAATGCGCGCCTATTTTGATAAAATGGGTTTCGCCATGACCTTGGAAGATCTTCTCTTTGTGCGAGATTACTTTAAAGAGCAGGAACAGCGCGACCCTTCGGTTACGGAGCTGCGCGTCATTGATACTTACTGGAGCGACCACTGCCGCCATACCACTTTCAGCACACGCTTAAAAGACATTCAGGTAGCACAGAGCGCTGTCAGCGGCGTCATTGAGCAGTCTTTGCAGGCGTATTATGATGTACGGAACGAGGTTTACGGCAAAGACAGCAAGCGCGCTGTTTCTTTGATGGATATGGCAGTCATTGGTATGAAAGTGCTGAAAAAGCGCGGCCTGATTCCCAATCTGGACCAGAGCGAAGAAATCAACGCCTGCTCCATTGAGGTGCCGGTCACAATTGACGGAAAAACAGAGCCGTGGCTGGTGCAGTTTAAAAACGAAACGCACAACCACCCGACTGAAATCGAGCCTTTCGGCGGCGCGGCAACCTGCTTGGGCGGCGCAATTCGCGACCCGCTTTCCGGGCGCGCTTATGTCTATCAGGCCATGCGTGTTACTGGCAGCGGCGACCCGCGTGTCCCTGTGGAAAAGACACTGAAAGGCAAACTGCCCACCAGAAAAATCACGACCGGTGCGGCGCACGGCTATTCCTCCTACGGTAACCAGGTAGGCCTTGCCACTGGCCAGGTGCAGGAGCTCTATGACCCCGGCTATGTCGCAAAGCGGCTGGAAATCGGTGCGGTTATCGGCGCCTCTCCCAAAGCAAACGTTGTGCGTGAAGAGCCGCTTCCCGGCGATATCATCGTACTTTTGGGCGGTGCAACCGGCCGTGACGGCATTGGCGGTGCGACTGGTTCCAGTAAAGCACATACCGAAGAAAGTGTAGAGGACTGCGGCGCAGAAGTGCAGAAAGGCAACCCGCCCACTGAGCGCAAGATTCAGCGGATGTTCCGCAATGTGGATGTTGCCCATATGATTAAACGCTGCAATGACTTTGGTGCTGGCGGTGTCAGCGTTGCTATCGGCGAGCTGGCCCCGGGTCTGCGTATCAATTTGGATAAGGTACCGAAAAAATACGAAGGCCTTGACGGTACTGAATTGTCTATTTCTGAGAGCCAGGAGCGCATGGCGGTTGTGCTGGACCCCAAAAATGTCGATTCCTTTATTGCCGCAGCAGATAAAGAAAACCTTGCCGCCACAGCTGTAGCGGTTGTCACAGAAGAGCCGCGCCTGCGCATGTTCTGGCGCGGAGACGAAGTCGTCAGCATCACGCGCGCGTTTTTGGATACCAACGGCGTCACGCAGGAAACCAATGTCGAGATTGCGCCGGTCGACCCGCAGCAGAATTACCGGGAGCAGGTGCCGGCCTGTCTTGCGGACAAGCCGCTTGACACAGCTTTCCGCGACAATCTGTCCCGGTTGGAAGTATGTTGCCAAAAGGGCCTTTCCGAGCGTTTTGATTCCTCTATCGGCGCGGCAACCGTATTGATGCCTTTTGCAGGCTGCTACCAACTGACGCCGGAAGAGGGCATGGCAGCAAAGATTCCGACCGCTGGCAAGACCGACGATGCAACTGCTATGGCGTACGGTTTTATTCCGGGCATTTCCAAATGGAGTCCGTTCCATGGGGCTGCGTGGGCTGTGACCGAGAGCCTTTCCAAGCTGTGTGCAATGGGTGCAGACCCGCTGAAAGCCCGCCTGACTTTCCAGGAATACTTTGAGCGCATGACCGAGGATCCGAAGCGCTGGGGCAAGCCCACGGCGGCCATGCTGGGCGCTTTGGCGGCACAGCTGGGCCTTGGCCTGCCGGCAATCGGCGGCAAAGACAGTATGAGCGGCACTTTTGAAAAATTGGATGTTCCGCCGACCTTAGTCAGTTTTGCGGTCACGATGACCAAGGCGAGCAAAACACTGTCTGCTGTCTTAAAAGGCGCCGGACATGATCTGGTCGCGTTCCCACTGCCGGTAAATGAGAAAACGCTGCTGCCTGACTGGGAGGCACTGAAAGAATACTATCAGACAATCACCAAAATGATGCAGGACGGCGCGGTTCTCTCTGCGGCGGTTGTCAAAGAGGGCGGTGTCGCTGCCACTGTGGCAAAGATGGCGTTTGGCAATCAAATCGGCGTTTCCTTTGACCGCAATATGGAAGATGCCAAGGAGCTCTTTGCGCCGCGCTGCGGTACGCTGGTTTTGGAACTTGCCGGCGGCTCAGCTTTTCCGAAAGAAGCGGTCGCGGTCGGCCGTACCATTGAGGCACCGGAAATCGTTTTGGCCGGCAGCCGGATGCCACTGAAAGACCTTGCTGCGGCATGGTGCGGTACACTGGAACCCGTTTTCCCAAGCAAAGCTGCAGCAGTTCCGGTTTCCCACGAAATTCCGCTGTACAGTGAGCGCAACAGTAAAGCGCCGGCTGTTAAGGCGGCAAAACCGCGTGTGTTCATTCCGGTATTTCCGGGTACAAACTGTGAGTACGACAGCGCAAAGGCTTTTGAAAACGCCGGCGCCGAAGCTGACGTACTGGTTGTGCGCAACCTGACGCCTGCTGCAATTGAAGAAACAATCGATGCAATGGCCAAAGCTATTTCGCAGTGCCAAATTATTATGCTGCCGGGCGGCTTTTCCGGCGGCGATGAACCAGATGGCTCCGGTAAATTCATTGCGACTACTTTCCGCAGCCCCAAAGTTGCCGAAGAGGTGCAGCGCCTGCTTGAGCAGCGCGACGGACTGATGCTTGGTATCTGCAACGGTTTCCAGGCCCTCATTAAGTTGGGACTGGTTCCCTATGGTAAAATTACGGAACCGAGCGAAAAGGCACCGACGCTTACGTTTAATACCCTTGGCCGCCACGTTTCCCGCATGGTATATACGCGCGTGACCAGCGTCAAGTCACCATGGTTTGCGGCAGTACAGCCGGGGCAGATTTTTGCAGTACCGGTGTCGCACGGCGAGGGCCGCTTTGTCGCGAGCGATGAAGTGCTGCAGTCCTTAATTGCCGGCGGTCAGGTCGCAACACAGTATGTCACGCCCAGCGGCATTCCCAGCGGCGATATCGAGTGGAATCCCAACGGCTCTGTATGTGCCATCGAGGGCATTACCAGCCCGGACGGCCGTATTTTGGGCAAAATGGGCCACAGCGAGCGTCACGGCACGAATTTATATGAAAACGTTCCTGGTGAGAAAGATCAGAAACTGTTTGAATCGGGTGTAAAGTACTTTGAATAA
- a CDS encoding radical SAM protein gives MADAGLKEQLQKFGIKKALSYLGKDPDKNIPKLLNMIDKFDKGDMYLGQRKMFHRFVDNPDNNWYQLIKKLWDVVDTHVLQTVFSNFIVNATLIGGKKQDAIRKKYGCNVPFTILLDPTSACNLHCTGCWAAEYGNKLNLSFEEIDDIINQGTAMGTYMYIYTGGEPLVRKDDLIKICEKHSDCVFLCFTNATLIDDKFAEDLLRVGNFVPAISVEGSEETTDARRGKGTFKKVMRGMDILRKHKLPFGVSCCYTSQNVDAVSDEKFFDWLIDQGALFAWFFTYMPVGVKAPTSLMVPADKRELMYHQVRKFRNTKQLFTLDFFLDGEYVYGCIAGGRYYLHINANGDIDPCVFIHYSDSNIHDKTLLEAYCSPLFMEYHKNQPYNENMLRPCPLLDNPYRLEDVVKKSGAHSTDLEEKEDVHELCAKCEAQAKAWKPVADRLWVSSEGNKHGLGCENTILPENRIDHSKTRLMRDVIQEDIEEDNAKIAAKKTAEAKK, from the coding sequence ATGGCAGATGCAGGTTTGAAAGAACAGCTTCAAAAGTTTGGCATTAAAAAAGCTTTAAGCTATTTGGGAAAGGACCCCGATAAAAATATCCCAAAACTGCTGAATATGATCGACAAGTTTGATAAAGGCGACATGTACTTGGGCCAGCGCAAAATGTTCCACCGCTTTGTTGACAACCCCGACAACAACTGGTACCAGCTGATCAAAAAGCTGTGGGACGTTGTAGATACCCATGTGCTGCAGACTGTGTTTTCAAACTTCATTGTCAATGCAACGCTTATCGGCGGCAAAAAGCAGGACGCTATCCGCAAAAAGTATGGCTGCAATGTGCCGTTTACCATTCTGCTTGACCCGACAAGTGCTTGCAACCTGCACTGCACCGGCTGCTGGGCTGCTGAGTACGGCAATAAGCTGAACCTCTCTTTTGAGGAAATTGACGACATTATCAACCAGGGCACCGCAATGGGCACTTATATGTACATTTACACAGGCGGCGAGCCGCTGGTGCGCAAAGATGACCTGATTAAGATCTGCGAAAAGCACAGCGACTGTGTCTTCCTCTGCTTTACCAATGCAACCCTTATTGATGATAAGTTTGCTGAGGATCTGCTGCGTGTTGGCAACTTTGTGCCGGCTATCAGCGTAGAGGGCAGCGAAGAGACCACCGATGCCCGCCGCGGCAAAGGTACCTTTAAGAAAGTTATGCGCGGCATGGATATTCTGCGCAAGCACAAGCTGCCGTTTGGCGTTTCCTGCTGCTACACCAGCCAGAATGTCGATGCTGTCAGCGACGAGAAGTTCTTTGACTGGCTGATTGACCAGGGCGCTCTGTTTGCTTGGTTCTTTACCTATATGCCAGTTGGCGTTAAAGCACCGACCAGCCTGATGGTTCCTGCCGATAAGCGTGAACTGATGTATCATCAGGTACGTAAATTCCGCAATACCAAGCAGCTCTTTACACTTGACTTCTTCCTTGACGGCGAGTATGTCTATGGCTGCATTGCCGGCGGCCGCTACTACCTGCATATCAACGCAAACGGCGATATTGACCCCTGCGTGTTTATTCATTACAGCGATTCTAATATTCATGACAAGACTCTGCTTGAGGCTTACTGCAGCCCGCTGTTCATGGAATATCACAAGAATCAGCCGTACAACGAAAACATGCTGCGTCCGTGCCCGCTGCTGGATAACCCCTACCGTTTGGAGGATGTTGTCAAAAAGTCCGGCGCGCACTCTACCGATTTGGAAGAAAAAGAAGACGTGCATGAGCTCTGTGCAAAGTGTGAGGCACAGGCAAAGGCTTGGAAGCCGGTTGCCGACCGTCTGTGGGTCAGCAGCGAGGGCAACAAGCACGGCCTCGGCTGTGAAAACACGATTCTGCCTGAAAACCGCATTGACCACAGCAAGACCCGCCTGATGCGCGATGTTATTCAGGAAGATATCGAGGAAGACAACGCAAAGATTGCAGCAAAAAAAACTGCTGAAGCAAAGAAATAA
- a CDS encoding flavodoxin family protein, with protein sequence MKVVAVLGSANENGNSSTLAKELLRGAAAAGHETVVYEVNKMNLSGCQGCGFCRRNGTNCRIQDDMTAYWKDLQECGALILSSPNYYSQVTGPMITFMNRHYCLSTADGTCRLHAGIKLFGIFAQGNTNKEAYMPQYNWYLSVFQGRGMVLADTLVCAGEQKLTAGSPLMQRAFADGKAL encoded by the coding sequence ATGAAAGTAGTTGCAGTATTGGGCAGTGCAAATGAAAACGGAAATTCTTCGACACTTGCAAAAGAACTTTTGCGCGGTGCAGCAGCGGCTGGCCACGAGACGGTTGTTTATGAAGTGAATAAAATGAATCTTAGCGGCTGCCAGGGCTGCGGCTTCTGCCGCAGAAACGGAACCAACTGCCGGATTCAGGACGATATGACTGCGTACTGGAAAGACCTGCAGGAATGTGGCGCGCTGATTCTCAGCAGTCCCAATTATTATTCGCAGGTGACCGGCCCTATGATTACATTTATGAATCGGCACTACTGCCTTTCCACCGCGGACGGCACCTGCCGCCTGCATGCGGGAATTAAGCTTTTTGGTATCTTTGCTCAGGGCAACACCAACAAAGAAGCCTATATGCCGCAGTACAACTGGTACCTCAGCGTTTTTCAGGGCAGGGGAATGGTGTTGGCGGATACGCTGGTATGTGCAGGCGAGCAAAAACTGACCGCCGGCAGTCCGCTGATGCAGCGTGCTTTTGCGGATGGCAAGGCGCTCTAA
- a CDS encoding DUF4186 domain-containing protein, which translates to MQTIDQALQKLQASKFRSRFHLGPKDKEYVHQKGMDTIRRHAQDFIRQHLAPAVIPNDGKQTPMHGHPIFLAQHACACCCRGCLQKWYRVPKGRELTPAQQEKIVNLLMAWIDRQMKT; encoded by the coding sequence TTGCAGACGATTGACCAGGCTCTGCAGAAGCTGCAGGCTTCAAAATTCCGGTCCAGATTTCATCTGGGACCGAAAGACAAAGAATACGTGCACCAAAAAGGCATGGATACGATTCGCCGCCATGCGCAGGATTTTATCCGTCAGCATTTGGCGCCGGCCGTCATTCCAAACGATGGAAAGCAGACGCCGATGCACGGCCACCCGATCTTTCTGGCGCAGCACGCCTGCGCCTGCTGCTGCCGGGGCTGCCTGCAAAAATGGTACCGCGTGCCAAAGGGCCGCGAACTGACGCCCGCACAGCAGGAGAAAATTGTGAACCTGCTGATGGCGTGGATTGACCGGCAGATGAAAACTTAG
- the mscL gene encoding large-conductance mechanosensitive channel protein MscL: MKKFFQEFKEFAMRGSVIDMAVGVVIGTAFSAIVNSLVKDIIMPLLGLLTGKVNFSSLSLSLGGSAVLTYGAFLQAVFNFLLISLSIFFIVKVINRLSRLRHPAEEEKKEVAPTKEELLLAEIRDLLKEQDQK, from the coding sequence ATGAAAAAGTTCTTTCAGGAATTTAAGGAATTTGCAATGCGCGGCAGTGTCATTGACATGGCAGTCGGCGTGGTCATCGGCACTGCTTTCAGTGCCATTGTCAATTCTCTTGTAAAAGATATTATTATGCCGCTTTTAGGTCTTTTGACCGGCAAAGTAAACTTTTCAAGTCTTTCCCTTTCGCTGGGCGGCAGCGCAGTGCTGACCTATGGCGCTTTTCTGCAGGCAGTGTTTAACTTCCTGCTGATTTCGCTTTCTATTTTCTTCATTGTCAAAGTCATCAACCGCCTGAGCAGGCTGCGCCACCCGGCCGAAGAAGAGAAAAAGGAAGTTGCTCCCACAAAAGAGGAGCTGCTGCTGGCAGAAATCCGTGATCTGCTGAAAGAACAGGACCAAAAATAA
- a CDS encoding aromatic acid exporter family protein has product MKTKKERLCLNQDTLRLAFRLFIGVTVSILIATLLGVKFAASTGIIALLGIETTNRDTLMTAARRLISFGYTVLIALLADRLFGIGAGPFAFTAFVVIMLSMLLGWRSTISINIVIAVHLFIQQQPFTGALLLNETKRILIGMIVAFAVNRWLPNREQDFLQERSQLEEELKHLFELFADRLEGLSCTESGDALLDSLSDHIKLGSRHAIVYANNNLASHAGYYMDYMNLRETEYALLREIWQDLQKFRMPSAVSRQLAACMRGLASSVHIEHPLDTCLENLQQVKQALEQSPLPKSTEEFLDLTILLSVYTQLQEITDEKQKFVAGLTEKQQQRYWRDSHPE; this is encoded by the coding sequence ATGAAAACAAAGAAAGAGCGCCTTTGCCTGAATCAAGATACGCTGCGGCTCGCGTTCCGGCTGTTTATCGGGGTAACTGTTTCTATTCTGATTGCCACCCTGCTCGGGGTGAAATTTGCAGCCTCTACCGGCATCATCGCCCTGCTGGGAATTGAAACAACCAACCGCGACACTTTGATGACAGCAGCGCGCCGCCTTATTTCCTTTGGCTACACTGTTTTAATTGCACTGCTGGCAGACCGGCTTTTCGGTATCGGCGCAGGTCCTTTTGCCTTTACTGCCTTTGTCGTGATTATGCTGAGCATGCTTTTGGGCTGGCGCAGCACGATTTCTATCAATATTGTTATTGCGGTGCATTTATTCATTCAGCAGCAACCATTTACCGGTGCACTTCTGCTGAACGAAACCAAGCGCATCCTCATCGGCATGATCGTTGCTTTTGCAGTGAACCGCTGGCTGCCAAACCGTGAACAGGACTTTTTGCAGGAGCGCAGCCAACTGGAAGAAGAATTGAAGCATCTGTTTGAGCTGTTTGCAGACCGGCTGGAGGGGCTTTCCTGTACCGAAAGTGGGGACGCTCTGCTGGACAGCCTTTCTGACCATATTAAACTGGGCAGCCGGCACGCCATTGTGTACGCAAACAACAACTTAGCTTCTCATGCCGGGTACTACATGGACTATATGAATCTGCGGGAAACCGAATATGCCCTGCTGCGGGAAATCTGGCAAGATTTGCAAAAATTCCGCATGCCTTCTGCAGTCAGTCGGCAGTTGGCCGCCTGTATGCGCGGGCTCGCTTCATCCGTACATATCGAACACCCGCTGGACACCTGCCTGGAAAACCTGCAGCAGGTCAAGCAGGCACTGGAGCAGTCTCCCCTGCCAAAATCCACAGAGGAATTTCTGGACCTGACCATTTTGCTTTCTGTTTACACACAGCTGCAGGAAATAACCGATGAAAAGCAGAAATTTGTTGCCGGCCTAACCGAAAAGCAGCAGCAGCGCTATTGGCGGGACTCTCATCCGGAATGA
- a CDS encoding HAD-IA family hydrolase, whose translation MDLFTGSLRTVFDAVVDGTEIQHSKPDPEVFLTAAKKLHEKLENCIVVEDAAAGIEAAKKANMTAVAVSDARHSVLADYCVDDIAEVAAIARSLCP comes from the coding sequence ATTGACTTGTTTACGGGCAGCCTGCGCACAGTGTTTGATGCAGTTGTAGACGGCACGGAAATTCAGCACTCAAAACCAGACCCGGAAGTCTTTCTCACAGCGGCAAAAAAGCTCCATGAAAAGCTGGAAAACTGCATTGTGGTGGAGGACGCCGCTGCGGGAATTGAGGCTGCAAAAAAGGCAAATATGACGGCTGTTGCCGTCAGTGATGCAAGGCATTCAGTCCTTGCGGATTATTGCGTAGATGATATTGCAGAAGTGGCTGCTATTGCACGCAGCTTATGCCCCTAA